The following is a genomic window from Microbispora sp. ZYX-F-249.
GACGACGTAGCCCTCCAGGCCCGCGTTCTCGGCGATCCAGCGGGCGGGCTCGATCAGCGCCTTGCGGACGATCGAGACGCCGGTGGCCTCATCGCCGGTCAGGCCCAGGTCGTCGAGCTCCTTGGACACGTGCACGAGCGCGGAGCCACCGCCGGAGACGATGCCCTCCTCGATCGCGGCGCGGGTCGCGGAGATCGCGTCCTCGAGGCGGTGCTTCTTCTCCTTCAGCTCCACCTCGGTCGCGGCGCCGACGCGCAGCACGCACACGCCGCCCGCCAGCTTCGCGAGACGCTCCTGGAGCTTCTCACGGTCCCAGTCGGAGTCGGACTGCTCGATCGCGACCTTGATCTCGCGGACGCGGTCCTCGATCGCCTGGGCCTCGCCGGCGCCGTCCACGATCGTGGTGGTGTCCTTGTTGACCACGACGCGGCGGGCCGTGCCGAGCACCTCGAGGCCGACGTGCTCCAGCTTGAGGCCGATCTCCTCGCTGACGACCTGGCCACCGGTGAGGATGGCGATGTCCTGCAGCATGGCCTTGCGGCGGTCGCCGAAGCCGGGGGCCTTGACGGCCACCGAGGTGAAGGTGCCCCGGATCTTGTTGGTCACCAGGACGGCCAGGGCCTCGCCCTCGACGTCCTCGGCGATGACCAGCAGCTGGCGCTTGGTCTGGGCGACCTTCTCCAGCAGCGGCAGGAAGTCCGCGATGGAGGAGATCTTGCCCTGGGTGATGAGGATGTAGGGGTCCTCGAGGACCGCCTCCATGCGCTCGGAGTCGGTCACCATGTAGTGCGACAGGTAGCCCTTGTCGAACTGGAGGCCCTCGGTGAACTCCAGCTCCAGGCCCATCGCGTTGGACTCCTCGACGGTGATGACACCGTCCTTGCCCACCTTGTCGAACGCCTCGGCGATCAGGCCGCCGATCTTCGCGTCCTGCGCGGAGATCGTGGCGACGTTGGCGATCTCCTTCTTGTCCTCGACGTGGCGGGCGCTGCCGAGCAGCCGCTCGCTGACGGCCTGCGCGGCCTTGTCGATGCCGCGCTTGAGGCCCAGCGGCTGCGCGCCGGCGGCCACGTTGCGCAGGCCCTCACGGAC
Proteins encoded in this region:
- the groL gene encoding chaperonin GroEL (60 kDa chaperone family; promotes refolding of misfolded polypeptides especially under stressful conditions; forms two stacked rings of heptamers to form a barrel-shaped 14mer; ends can be capped by GroES; misfolded proteins enter the barrel where they are refolded when GroES binds), with translation MPKILEFEEDARRALERGVNALADAVKVTLGPRGRNVVIDKKFGAPTITNDGVTIAREVELDKPYENLGAQLAKEVATKTNDIAGDGTTTATVLAQAMVREGLRNVAAGAQPLGLKRGIDKAAQAVSERLLGSARHVEDKKEIANVATISAQDAKIGGLIAEAFDKVGKDGVITVEESNAMGLELEFTEGLQFDKGYLSHYMVTDSERMEAVLEDPYILITQGKISSIADFLPLLEKVAQTKRQLLVIAEDVEGEALAVLVTNKIRGTFTSVAVKAPGFGDRRKAMLQDIAILTGGQVVSEEIGLKLEHVGLEVLGTARRVVVNKDTTTIVDGAGEAQAIEDRVREIKVAIEQSDSDWDREKLQERLAKLAGGVCVLRVGAATEVELKEKKHRLEDAISATRAAIEEGIVSGGGSALVHVSKELDDLGLTGDEATGVSIVRKALIEPARWIAENAGLEGYVVTTKIAAMNAGEGLNAATGEYGDLVGQGVIDPVKVTRSAVQNAASIAGMLLTTEALVVDKPEEEAPAANGGHGHGHGHGH